ATAGTTTTTGTAGTAGCCATATTTGAATAACATTTGGCTTAAAAATACGACAAATTTCGTAAGGATTTGTTAATGGAAGGTAAATTAAACGAAGGGTTTCGTGGAGCGTTTTGCGATAAAAGGGAATATGGGGTGGTGAGTGGAATTTGTGATTGGATGGGGCGGGTTGATAAAGTTGAAGGAGTTGACAGGGTTGACAAGGGAATTCAGGTTATTGGGTTGATTTTCAATTGCAGCCGGCTTTTTTATATATAATATATACAGCATCATAAATTGAAGCATTGTTTCCAACTGAAAAGGAGGCAATTTCAGTTGGTAGCAGGCTGTTTCTAACTGAAAACGGTGCGATTTCAGTTGGTAGCGGGCTGTTTCTAACTGAAAACAGTGCGATTTCAGTTGGTAGCGTACCGTTTTCAACTGAAAACGGAGTGATTTCAGTTGGTAGCGATCTGTTTCTAACTGAAAACGGGGCGTTTTCAGTTGATTGCATACCATTTTAAATCGCTTTTACTTCAACATTCAATATTCAACATTCAATATTCAAAGGCTTTCCCCTTTCTCATTCCTCATTTCTAATTCTTCTTTTCTCATTTCCCTTACGGTTTTTCCACTCCCATCATGACTCCAGCCCGGCGGGCGGTACAGGTAATTCCACCAGTGGCGAATGGAGTGGGAGCGCCAGGCGCTGCTGAATAGTTCGCCCCATTCTTTAAAAGCAATGCGTGCCGGGTTATAGGTGTCAATATTTTTTGTGAGACCGTAGGTAGGTCGTTCTTCTTCGGGTTTAAAAGTGCCAAACAACCGGTCCCAGATGATGAGAACCCCGCCGTGATTTTTATCGAGGTACTTGAGGTTACTGCCATGATGCACGCGGTGATGTGAAGGTGTATTGAAAATAAATTCGATGGGGCGGGGCAGCAGATGCACCGCTTCGGTATGGATCCAGAACTGGTAGATCAAACTGATCTGTTGCATCAGCATCACCACTATGGGATGGAACCCCAGCAGGGGCATCCACATCCAGAAAATAAAACCGCCGGTAAGGTTGCCCGTCCAGGTTTGGCGCAGGGCGGTTGACAGGTTGTACCGTTGGGAGGAATGATGCACTACGTGCGAGGCCCAGAACCAGCGAATATTATGGGAAAAATAATGGAACCAGTAATAGGAGAAGTCGTCGGCGAAAAAAGCGAGCACCCACATCCACCAGGTAAAGGGCAGGGTAAATAATCTGAATTTATATACGAGGGTGAAAGCACCGAATACGATTAGTTTTGATAAAAAGCCTGATATTACATTGCCGATTCCCATCGCCAGACTGCTGAATGTATCCCGGACCTCGTAGAGATCCTTATGTTCCTTCCAGGAATACCATGCTTCAAGCAGTAGCAATACCACAAAACATGGTATTGCAAAGTATAGGATCTCAGGCGCCATATGCAAGCTGTTTTACTGACCGATTTAACACAAAAGTAGATTTTTTTCTACATCGGTTTTGACCAACCGGTCTATATTACAATACGTAGTATGGTATAATTGATGTATTTAAATAGCAAGAACTTATAAACAGCTAGTTGTCACGGCCATGCCCTGGCCAACCAATATGAATTATGCGCACAGTGCTCCGCTACATATTATGTTCTTTTGGGGTTTTCATACTATGTATGGCCGTACATGGCCAGGATAGTACGAAGACGAAGAAGAAAACCAGGCTGGGCCACCTGACGCGTGATGTATATAAAAGCTTTGTGCATGTAGAGCCGCCGCGGCAGGATTCCTCCTTTATGCAAAAGAGTGAAGCCAGCTTTAAACTTTATGCCGGCAAGGCCATCCGCCGTATCTATATCGTGAACTTATCATTTAGTGAAAACGTATATGATACGTCTAAAAGCATTCTTAGCACCTTAACCCGGGTGGCCGACCGGCTGCAGGCGAATACAAAGGATTGGATGATCAGGGATATGTTGTTTGTAAAAAAGGGACAAATTCTCGACCCCTACCGGCTGGCGGATAATGAACGTTTTTTGCGTGACCAGAATTTTATAAAAGATGCCCGGATTGTGGTGCGCCCCACAGAGTATCCCGATTCTGTTGACCTGTATGTTCGTTTGCGCGATGTATTTAGCTGGGGTGCTGAAGTAAGTGCCTCGGGTGTAAATAATGT
The Niastella koreensis GR20-10 genome window above contains:
- a CDS encoding sterol desaturase family protein — encoded protein: MAPEILYFAIPCFVVLLLLEAWYSWKEHKDLYEVRDTFSSLAMGIGNVISGFLSKLIVFGAFTLVYKFRLFTLPFTWWMWVLAFFADDFSYYWFHYFSHNIRWFWASHVVHHSSQRYNLSTALRQTWTGNLTGGFIFWMWMPLLGFHPIVVMLMQQISLIYQFWIHTEAVHLLPRPIEFIFNTPSHHRVHHGSNLKYLDKNHGGVLIIWDRLFGTFKPEEERPTYGLTKNIDTYNPARIAFKEWGELFSSAWRSHSIRHWWNYLYRPPGWSHDGSGKTVREMRKEELEMRNEKGESL